The Candidatus Margulisiibacteriota bacterium genome contains the following window.
TCGAACCTTTATCTTTGCCGTCAACGTGGGTCATGGTAACCATAAAATAATCCTCCTTGGTTTCCGCCCCTTACAATCCACTCTTACCGCCTTCAATTATATCACGCCAAAGAGTCCCAACTTTTATGGCTTAAATAATAAAGGGAGCAGTTCTTTATCAAAATCGGCGGCGGTAACGAAAAGCTCACTGGCTCCGGAAACGTTCTTGGCCCGAAGATAAGCGGGATAGACATGGCGCTTAACCCGGCGAAAATCGGCGTATTCGATCGTTTTAACGACTCCGGAAATCGATATTTGTTTTTCTTTGACGACCATCTTTAAAGCTTGATCGACCCAAAGCTGGAGTTTGAAATAGGGAGCTTGTTTGGGCGCTTTCAGCATCAAGACCCGGCATTTATAAACAGCCGAAGCCTCCCTTGTCCCCTTGGGAAAATTTATGACTACCGTTTCCCGGGTGACGGTTTCGACCGCATAATCCGCGAAGTTCCGGTCAATCATCAGGTCGGCATAACTGAAGGCCGAGCCCAAAAACGAACTGCCCAGGATATGACCGGTCAGTTTGACCGGCCGGCCGGCATCGACCGAAAACAACCACAAGCTCTCCCCGATCCGTAAATATTTTGTCCCTTGCTCGGCCAAGCTCTCCAGGGTGATCAGGGCCCGGTCGGCGCCGTTATTATAAATGACCAGATCGACTGTTCGCTTCTCGCCGCCGCTTTGATAGCGCAGTCTGGCGGTCAGTTGGGAGAGCCCCTTTTCCGCCGGAGCCAGCGCGGCGGCCAGCGTCGCGATTTGCAGCAGGATCAAACCGATAATAATTTTTCTCATCGCAGCCCTCTCCAGGCCGGGACCAGCATCCCCAGGCAGGAAAAACCAAGACTGCCGCCTAAGCCCAGGAACAGGTCCGACCATTTTATCCCCGGCTCGATCTCCAAAGGGACAAAATCAAGGCCGGCCCAACCGAGCGGAACCGTCCAACCAACCTGATTAACGATCAGCGCCAACGCCCCGCCGATCAGGCCGGCCAATAAGCCGATAAGCGCCGCTTCGTAAAAGAACAAGCGCGCGAGCTCCCCCTTTTTTACCCCCAGTCTTTTCAGCGTCTTGATCTCGCGGTCCCGTTCGGCGACACTGGAAGAAAAGAAATGATAAAGCAGAGTGCAACCCAGAAAGAGGAGGAGTCCGCTGAAAGCCAGGCCAATCAACCGCCCCTTCTCCAGCCAGATCATCGCGGCGTCCTTTTCCCGGGGGATGACGGTAAACCGCCCGGGCGCGACCCGTTCCAGTTCATCTCCCAGGTACTCCGCCGCTTCACCGGCAAAAGCGGGATCGCGCAGATAAATGACAACTTCCGAAACTTTGTCGTTAAGGGCGAAAACTTTTTGCGCCGCCGCCAACGGAAAAAAGAAGGTCCCGTCATCGATCGAAGCGGCGCCGGAACTAAAGATCCCAACGACCTCCAGATCAAACAGGGTCACCGCTCCCAGAGCATTTTGCGCGACGATCGTCAGCTTATCGCCCAGACCGACCTCCAGTTTTTGCGCCAACCCTTTGCCGATGACCAGCTCTTTGGCGCTCACACCAACCTGACGGCCGGCCAGCGTCCGCCAAACCGGGCGTTCTCTCGTCGCGTCGATAGCGATCCCCTGCGCCGGCAAGCTCCGCCCCTGATTCTGCAGCAGCAGTTTGATCTTGATCCGTTCGGTTTGGAGCGTCACCTCCTGATATTGAGCGGCCAATCGCTCGATCTCCTGATACTTGGCAAAGCTTTTGGCCAGCGGGAACAAGCGATCGTTATACTGCCGATCGACGACCCGCAAATGCCCGCTCCGGTAATAAGCGATATTCCCCGCCGTGCCGTCCGCGACTTGCCTGACCAGCGACCAGGAAAGGACGGCCAAGGCGACCGCCACGGCAAAGCCAAGGACGGTCAACAACCCCCAGGCGGTATTTAAAATATTTTTTACAGCCAGCCGAAACATTTCACTATTCCTCCGATCAATAAACCGAGCAGGATCCCGGCCAGGATCGTTAAGCCGATCTCCCAGGCGATCAGCCGGACAAAATCCCGCCGCTTCAAGCCCAACTGCCGCCAATAAGCGAATTCTTCCGCCCGCAAGATCCTGGCGAGATGAATATAATTTACCGCCCCGACCAGCACGACCAAAAGCCAGATGACCGCCAGGGCGGTCAGAATGGCGCGGCGGCCGGCGGAGAGCCAATTGAATTGGCCGTTCATTTTCTGCCAGGGGATCGCTTGGACCGAGGGCAAACTAACGGACAAAGCCTCTCTGGGATTTTTCAAGCGGATCGAGATCTCGGTCACGCCGCGGTTAAGACCCAGGCCGGATTGGGCAACCGACAAGGGAACAAAGACCGCCGAAGCATCAAGCTCCCGATCGCCGGTCTTTAGCAACCCTTTGACCCAAAAGCTGAACTGATGAAAAACCCCGTTCCGTCCCTGCGCCAGAAAAGAAAGTTCGTCACCGATCGAAAGCCCAAGCGCCGCCGCCAACTCCCCTCCGAGCAGGACCGCTTCTTCGCTCCCGGCCAGATAGCGCCCAACCGCGACTTTCTCCCGCAGTTTAAAGACCAGATCGTCCCGTTCGGAATCGATCGCGTAGACCAGGATCGGCAGATCGCCGGAAGCGCTCGACAACATCGCCTGGAAACGGACCCGCGGCGCCGCTCCGATCAATCTTTTTTGGACCTCATGGACCACCGCTTCCGGCGACAAGATCAGATTCGACAGGGAAAAGCCGGCGGGATCGTAATCTTGAGGGTAGATCTTAACGTGGCCGAACCGAAAGTCGATCTCGCTTTGGATAAGACGCCGCTCCAGGTCGCGCAGGAAGAAATTGACCAGCAGCGCGGCGGCCACGACTACCGCGATCGAGAGGATCGGGAAGAGACGCGGACGCCGAACAAGATTCCTGAAAGCGAAACTAAGCATTCTGCTCCGCTTTGAGATCGTAAATCGGGACCTCTTCGTTCCTGGCCAGAGTCAACCCCGCGGGCCGGGGCTCTCCCTCGATCACCCCGCCGTAGATCTTAACCGTTCGGGTCAGGTAACGCGAAAACGCCGGGTCGTCGCTCGCGACTAAAAAGGTCGTTTTCTTTTTTTGATTGATCTCTGCCATTGTCCTGATCAGCTCCAGACCGGAAGCGAGAGCCAGCCGGGCGGTCGGTTCATCGGCCAGAATTATGGAGGGACTTTTGATCAAAGCGGCCGCCAAAGCGGTCTTCGCTCTTTCCAGCGGAGTGAGCGCGCCAATCCTTTTGCCCGCGACCTTCTCGAGATCAAGTTCGGCCAGGAGTTGTTTGACCCGCTCGCGCCGCTCGCCCCCCTTCCCTTGTTTCAGCAACTGCAGAGGCAATTCCACGTTCTCTTGAACCGTAAAGACCGGGATCATTTCGGTTTCGGCGGTCAGGAAACCAATTTCCCGGCGCCGGACCTCGGCCAAAAGTTCGGCGCGGAGCCGCGAAACATTTTGGCTCTCCAAATAAATTTTGCCTTCGTCAGGTTTTTCCAAACAACCGATCAATTTTAATAAAGTGGTTTTACCGGCGCCGGACGGCCCATAAAGCAGGACCATCTCACCGGCCTCGATCGCTAAATTAACGTTCTTGACGGCGGGAATCCCGGCATAACTCTTGGTCACATTATCCAATAATACCAGCATTATTTTCCTCCCTGGCAGGCCACTTAATGCTACTACTATTATCCATGTTGTCAACCATTTGCCGAGCCTGTAAAATCAAACCATGAAAAAATTAGCGGCCGTTTTATTGGTTGTCTTTTTCGGAACGCTCGGCCCAACCGGCGCCGCGCCGCTCTCCGCTGAAGGGATATCAGTTTACTTCTCCCCTAACGGCGGGACCAGGGATAAGATCATCTCCCGGATCAATCTCGCCCGGAAAAGCATCAAGATCGCGATCTACAGCCTGACCTCGGGGGAAATAACCTGGGCGCTGGAGAACGCGAAAAAGCGCGGGGTTGAGATCAAAGTCGTGGCCGACTATTCCCAATCCAAAGGCAAACACTCCGAGATCCCCTATTTGATCAACAAGGGATTTAAAGTTAAGGTCATCAAAGGGAAAGGCCGCGGGATCATGCACAACAAATTTGCCGTTTTCGACGATCAAGAGGTCGCGACCGGCTCCTATAACTGGACCGAGAACGCCGAACAAAATAATTACGAGAACGCGCTTTTCCTAAAAGGAACGCAGATCGTCTCGGCTTTCAGTCGGGAATTCGATCTGCTTTACGATCGGCCTTAATCTTTTCGCGAAGCGTGCTATAATGATCCAAGAATTTTTCAAGGAGGGCTCAAAATGAACAAAAATACTCTTTGGCTCGTCGCCATCGCCGTCGCATTAATCTGCTGGGTTTACGGCAATACTTTAACGAGCGCCAATCTAGCGCTCGTCTTCATGCTGATCGTGCCGGGCCTGGTCATCCTGTCGGCCATGTTATACTCTTCCACCCTTAAGTAAGCCGCGCAGCGTCCCGTTCTCCCAATCGCAGCGGAGCCGCGGGCGTTTACTGGTTAATTCCCGGCCAAGAATGTACCCGGTTAAGAGGGGCAACGCCACGCTCGGTTCAACCCAAGCCATGGCGACGTTCGCGTCCTTCTTGATCTTCCCCCAGGAACGCCCCTCTTTTAAAGTGGAACTGGAAAGTCCGCCGTCGGCGGTCACCGCGGTCGTGATCTGCAGGGCGTAATCATGTCCCCGCTCCAACCCGTAGATGTAACCCATGACGATCGAATCGTTAATGTAATTCTTCGGCACCCCGCCCGCGACGTAAAAAGCGGCGGTCGCCGAAGATTTCACGACGATCTGGACCAGTTCGTGGTTGTCCTGGATCGAATCGATGGCGATCCCCGGTCGGCCTTCTTTCAGACAGCGGACCCGGTGCTCGGTCAGGCCGATCCCGATCGAGGAATCATTGAGGGCCGGACAAAAAACCGGGACGCCGTGTTTGCGGCATTGATAGAGGATCGAATCTTCATCGTCAAGCGTGTCGGCCAGCGCTTCCAGATAGGCTCGACTGGAATAATTTCCCGGCTGGAGTTTGTCGGCGACCAGGCCGCAGTAATGATCGGTCCGCCAGACCGCTTCTTCATCAATATAGGTATCGTAGATCCGATCGATCCGCAGGTCGCGTAACTCGTTGTCTTCGGAATCGGGGCTCCCCTGAAAATGGCCGTGGCCGAGGGCAGCGTAGACATCCTGGTAAATGATCGCTCCGGTCGAGACCACCACATCGACCGCGCCGGCAACGATCAGGTCCCGGATCACCTGGCGTAAACCGGCGGCGATCAGGGGACCGGCCAGGCCGAGCAGGACCGTCGGGCGGCGTTTGTCGCTATAGATCCGTTTTAAGACCTTGGCGCACTCCCCGATATTCCGAGCCTGGATCGACATCTCCCCCATCGCTTCGACCAGCTCGGCAACCGTGGTGGTTTTGGTCAGCTTAAGCTGTTTAACCCTTTTGTTTAAGAGCTGTTTTTTTAAAGAGCGGCCGCCGGTCTTTAGATCGACGTGGTCGAAAGAACCATAGACCGCCCGCTGTATCCCTTTTTTCTTCATATTAGACCTCCAATATCACGATACTCCCGCCCTCTTTGCCTGTCAAGGCGGATGTGGTATCATTAAATAGACGAAAAGCGTGGTGGGCGTAGCTCAATTTGGTTAGAGCATCAGATTGTGGATCTGAGGGTTGCCGGTTCAATTCCGGTCGTCCACCCCATTCTTTTATTTTCTTTCAATTTAGTAATTACCGTTAACTTTAATTCCATTTTCCATAATTATCCCTAATGGTTTTGTCCTTAGCAATTATTTTTGGAATTAACCCGGCTTTCGCAAGCACTGCCCCTCTCTTTCCATAAGAGATACTAGTCATATTAATATGATCATTTAACACCTTCATGACACTAATAAAACTTGAAATTATTTCAGAACAATCCTTGTCGGTCATTTGTTCAATGTTTCTATTGTTTATACTTATCCTCTTTATCTTTGAATGAATATATTTATTTCTTAAACAATTCAATTTTTTAATTTTTTCAAGAGCATCTTTGGGAATAATGCTCGTGTCTTTAAGGTGACGAACCTTTGTATTAAAACTCATTCTATCAAGAATGCCGTTCTGAAATGGTAAAATCAAAGGGGACGGATAAAGGTACAACGTTGTTAATAGCGCATCAATTCGCTCTTCAATGGCATTATGTACAATTAAAACAAAAGCGGAAGATAATATTCTCTCTTTATTAATATTCATTGATATGGCGATTTTTTCAATCATGCCAACTATTCCTTCGGCAGTCATATAAGAGTTGTTTTTATTTGTCATTTTGTTTTGATTATACTTCATATTTGGCCTTGAAACACAAAAAAACTTCAATATAATGGTTTAATGGCCGGTTCAATCCTGCCTGCCGGCAGGCAGGTCCGGTCGTCCACCCCATTCTTTATTTCCGCCGCCTTATCACAACTGCCAGCCCGCCAAAGAACAAGGCCAACGTCCCCAAGCTGACTATCCCACCCAAAAACAAGCTCCCTGGTCGATAAAGGTAAACGATTTGGTGTTGGCCCGCAGGAACCAGACAACCCCGAAAAAGCCCCGCCTTAATGATCGGAACCTTTTGGCCGTCCACCAAACACTCCCAGCCGGGATAATAGCGGTCGGCCAAAACAACTTGACCGCCGCGGCGGCTTTCGACCGTTATTTCAACCCGGTCGCTTTCATACTTGACGATCTTAGCCTGTCCCCTGCCGTCAGCAAAGCGAGCTTTGGGGAGCGCCCCGGGATTCTCATAAAGATAAAGATGGGCGCCAAAAATATAACGATGATTTATGAGCTTCAAACCTTTTAAGTTTAACGCCTGGCTACTGGCCAGGTAGCGAACGCTCGCCTGACTTAACAGATCAAGACGCTGCTTAAGGTTTGCGCCTGAAAAATCACCCCAATAATCGATGAGCTCGTTCGGTTTAATCGATTCGTAGCCGCTGAAATTCTCGACCCGGTAAAGGAGATGCCAGTTCGGGGCAAAGTTCTCTTTGGCGTTCAGCAAAGCCTTAACATAGTCATCGCCGGCGATCGTTTTATTCTCCCGCTCCAGTTCCGGCGTGAAAAAGACCCGCCATTGCGCCCCCCCCTGCTTCACCAACCGGTAGCTTTGCGGCTCATCGGTGTACGCCCGCTGGGGGACCCCCAAGGCGGTCGAAACCCCGTTCACCATCAGATCGGCAATGACGATCGCCGTCACGGCGGCAATCAACCAGGAGCGGGAGATCGAGCGCCGGGCAAAAAGCCAAACGATCAGAAGTAAAACGCCGAAATAAATCGTTATTATAAACAGCGTTTGCACGTCGAACTCGATAATCTGGGCCAGAAGGTCAAAGAAATATTCCGGGATATTGCGGGGATAGCGGGACGCGAGCAAGTCAAAGATATTCTGTAGATTAAGATAAGCCAGCCCAGCGACGATCAACAAGCCGCCGACTAAGGCTTGCAGCCGCTGTTGAAAACGTTTTAGCCAAACCTCGTCTTGAAGCTGGACCGTGAACCGGGTAAAACCGAGCGCCGCCAAAACGACAAAAGCAAAGTTCGCCATAAATAAATATTTAACCGGATAACGGATCAGGGCGACCCCCGGGACCAGTTTATAAGCGAGGGGGAAAATAAAGCTGTATTGGCCAAACGCCATAAACAATGAAAAGATCGCCACCACCCAGAAAAATAAGGGCCTCTTCCCTTTCAGGGCGAACAACAGGAAAAAGAGCGGCAAGATCCCGAAATAAGGGGAGATGAGCCACGATTGGTTGACCGGCCCAAGCAAAGTATCGGCATAACCGCAAAACTGTCCCGGGTTGCCGAAGAAATACGGCAAGATCAGCGAGATCGTTTCCCTGGGCGGGAAAGAGGAAGAGCTGATCAGTTCATAGCCGGTCGCCACCCGGTCGGAAAACTTCGTCAGCTCCAGAAAAGGGAAAAGCTGGACCGCGCAAAGTCCGGCGGTCAAGAGCCCCGCCCCGGCCAGTAGGAGGATTGATCGCCATTTTCTCCCGCCAAAAACTAATCCGTAGATAAGAAACAGCCAATAAGAAAAGTAAATGATCGTCGGCTCTCCGCCAAGCAGCATCAAAGAAGAAACAAGAACGAAAGCTAGGTATTCACCCTCACCCCGCCTCGTTCCTCGGCGCCCCTCTCCCACAGGGAGAGGGGTCGGGGGTGAGGGCTTGATAACTCGATCCCACAGGAGCAACGCCAGCGGCAGCCAGATCGCCGCCGAAAGCGAGGTGTTCATGTTGGAGACCGAAAGTAAATAGCCGGAAAACATGTAAACCACGCCGCCAAAATAGGCGCCGCCGCGCGGCAATTGAAAGTGCCGCAGTAAAAGGTACATGAACCAACCGGCCAGAAAATAATGGCTGATAATGTAATAGTTAAAAGCGAGGCCAAACGGGAGCAGATAATAGATCAGGGTCATTGGATAGAAAAAACAGATCTGCAGGGTCGCCAGGAGCGGCCAGCCGCAATAGCTGTAGGGATTCCAAAGGGGCAAGTGTCCGGACATAACCTGCTCGACCATTAAATGGCGCAAGGGATAAAAGTAACGGGAAAGGTCCTTGAAAGCAAAGACCGTTTCGCCGGTCAGGAACCGGGCAAAAAATAATAGGGTCAGGAAAAGAAAAGAGAGGACGATGAGTCCGTCCCGTCGGTCACGGAAGAAGGACATAGCGGACCTTGTCGTTTTTCGAGCTCTTTTTGACATCGACTTTGATCCGGTAGACTTTCCAGATGTTTTCCGCCGTCACCACGTCGGCCGGAGCGCCGTCGGCCACGATCTCCCCCCGGCTCATCAGGATCAGGCGGGTGCAAAAGCGGGAGGCCAGATTTAAATCGTGAAAAGTCGCCAGAAGCGAGCAGTGCGACCTAAGCCGCCGCATTAATTTGCAGATCTTGACCTGGTAGCGGATATCCAGGTGGGAGGTCGGCTCATCGAGCAAGAGAAGCTTCGGCTCCTGGGCCAGCGCCCGGGCGATCATCACCCGCTGGAACTCGCCGCCGGAAAGCTCATCGATCA
Protein-coding sequences here:
- a CDS encoding outer membrane lipoprotein-sorting protein, with amino-acid sequence MRKIIIGLILLQIATLAAALAPAEKGLSQLTARLRYQSGGEKRTVDLVIYNNGADRALITLESLAEQGTKYLRIGESLWLFSVDAGRPVKLTGHILGSSFLGSAFSYADLMIDRNFADYAVETVTRETVVINFPKGTREASAVYKCRVLMLKAPKQAPYFKLQLWVDQALKMVVKEKQISISGVVKTIEYADFRRVKRHVYPAYLRAKNVSGASELFVTAADFDKELLPLLFKP
- a CDS encoding FtsX-like permease family protein, which codes for MFRLAVKNILNTAWGLLTVLGFAVAVALAVLSWSLVRQVADGTAGNIAYYRSGHLRVVDRQYNDRLFPLAKSFAKYQEIERLAAQYQEVTLQTERIKIKLLLQNQGRSLPAQGIAIDATRERPVWRTLAGRQVGVSAKELVIGKGLAQKLEVGLGDKLTIVAQNALGAVTLFDLEVVGIFSSGAASIDDGTFFFPLAAAQKVFALNDKVSEVVIYLRDPAFAGEAAEYLGDELERVAPGRFTVIPREKDAAMIWLEKGRLIGLAFSGLLLFLGCTLLYHFFSSSVAERDREIKTLKRLGVKKGELARLFFYEAALIGLLAGLIGGALALIVNQVGWTVPLGWAGLDFVPLEIEPGIKWSDLFLGLGGSLGFSCLGMLVPAWRGLR
- a CDS encoding ABC transporter permease; the protein is MLSFAFRNLVRRPRLFPILSIAVVVAAALLVNFFLRDLERRLIQSEIDFRFGHVKIYPQDYDPAGFSLSNLILSPEAVVHEVQKRLIGAAPRVRFQAMLSSASGDLPILVYAIDSERDDLVFKLREKVAVGRYLAGSEEAVLLGGELAAALGLSIGDELSFLAQGRNGVFHQFSFWVKGLLKTGDRELDASAVFVPLSVAQSGLGLNRGVTEISIRLKNPREALSVSLPSVQAIPWQKMNGQFNWLSAGRRAILTALAVIWLLVVLVGAVNYIHLARILRAEEFAYWRQLGLKRRDFVRLIAWEIGLTILAGILLGLLIGGIVKCFGWL
- a CDS encoding ATP-binding cassette domain-containing protein, coding for MLVLLDNVTKSYAGIPAVKNVNLAIEAGEMVLLYGPSGAGKTTLLKLIGCLEKPDEGKIYLESQNVSRLRAELLAEVRRREIGFLTAETEMIPVFTVQENVELPLQLLKQGKGGERRERVKQLLAELDLEKVAGKRIGALTPLERAKTALAAALIKSPSIILADEPTARLALASGLELIRTMAEINQKKKTTFLVASDDPAFSRYLTRTVKIYGGVIEGEPRPAGLTLARNEEVPIYDLKAEQNA
- a CDS encoding phospholipase D-like domain-containing protein, yielding MKKLAAVLLVVFFGTLGPTGAAPLSAEGISVYFSPNGGTRDKIISRINLARKSIKIAIYSLTSGEITWALENAKKRGVEIKVVADYSQSKGKHSEIPYLINKGFKVKVIKGKGRGIMHNKFAVFDDQEVATGSYNWTENAEQNNYENALFLKGTQIVSAFSREFDLLYDRP
- a CDS encoding deoxyhypusine synthase family protein; its protein translation is MKKKGIQRAVYGSFDHVDLKTGGRSLKKQLLNKRVKQLKLTKTTTVAELVEAMGEMSIQARNIGECAKVLKRIYSDKRRPTVLLGLAGPLIAAGLRQVIRDLIVAGAVDVVVSTGAIIYQDVYAALGHGHFQGSPDSEDNELRDLRIDRIYDTYIDEEAVWRTDHYCGLVADKLQPGNYSSRAYLEALADTLDDEDSILYQCRKHGVPVFCPALNDSSIGIGLTEHRVRCLKEGRPGIAIDSIQDNHELVQIVVKSSATAAFYVAGGVPKNYINDSIVMGYIYGLERGHDYALQITTAVTADGGLSSSTLKEGRSWGKIKKDANVAMAWVEPSVALPLLTGYILGRELTSKRPRLRCDWENGTLRGLLKGGRV